A stretch of DNA from Candidatus Eisenbacteria bacterium:
CGGAGCCCTTCACGGCGCCGATCGGAGGGGGCGCCGGCGCGAGCGCGACTCCGGCGGACGGCTCGTCGCTCCGCTTCAGCCGGTCGCGGTCGATCTTCTCCTGGAGCTTCATGATCCCGTAGATCAGCGCTTCCGGACGCGGCGGGCAACCCGGAACGTACACGTCCACCGGCACCACCGTGTCGACGCCCTGCACGATGGCGTAGTCCTTGAACTCGCCGCCGCACGAGGCGCACGCGCCCATCGAGATCACCCACTTGGGCTCGGGCATCTGGTCGTAGATGCGCTTCAGGACCGGAGCCATCTTCTTGCTCACCCGGCCCGCGACGATCATGAGGTCGGCCTGCCGCGGCGACGCCCGGAACACCTCCGCGCCGAAGCGCGCGAGGTCATAGCGCGACGCGCTCGTCGCCATCATCTCGATGGCGCAGCACGCGAGCCCGAACGTGGCCGGCCAGATCGACGACCGCCGCGCCCAGTTCACCATCTTCTCGACCGTCGTGGTGAGGATTCCGTCCGGTACGAGCTCTTCGAGTCCCATTCTGGATCACCGATCCCTTGTGAACGTTCGCACAAACCACCCTACACGGATGGATGCGCGGAAGGGCCCAGAGATGCTGGAACGGCCAGGCTACCAGCGGGATGGAGCGACGTCAATCAGAACCCCAGGCGGTGGAGGGCCGTCTCCGTGAGGTAGAAGAGAAGCACGCCGCCGAAGACGCCCAGGGCCACTTTGACCCCCTTCGCCTCGTTCACCGCGGGGATGAGATCGGACGCCGCGACGTACACGGCAGCCCCGGCGGAGAGCGGGAGGGCGTAGCGCACGAGCCCCGACCAGAACGACATCGTGAGCACGCCAACCACCGTGGCGACGCCGAGCCACACGGCGGCCAGGATGGCCTGGCGGCGGGTGCGCCCCGAGGCGACCATGATCGAGCCGATCGTGAATCCTTCCGGGATCTTGTGGAGGAAGATCGCGACCGCGACCAGGACTCCGAGCGAGGGCTCGACCAGGAAGGCCGAGCCGATCGATACGCCGTCGAGGAGCGTGTGGAGCCCGAGCCCCAGGAGCGCCGTCGTGCCCACGACCGGCTCCACCCAGTGCTCGTGATGGATCTCCTCGCCGAAGTGGAAGTGCCCAACGAGGACGTGCTCCGCGGCGTGGACGACGAGGTATCCGGCCAGGATGAGCCCACCGACCGTGAGCGTGGAGGCCTCGTCGCGCGGGGAGAGCCGGTAGCTCTCCGGGACGATGCGGAGGAACACGGCGGCGAGCATGAAGCCCGCGCCGGCCGCCATGAAGTAGCCCTGGCGGACGCGGTCCCAGCCGTGATGGCCGACCGCGAGCCAGCCGCCGAGGACGTTCGCGAGGCCCGCGATGACGCCGCAGGTGATCGCGAGAGCCCAGCCGCCTTCCATCGGCTCTCGGCGCTCCGCCTAGCGGCCGCGCACGATGCCGGGCGTGTGGGTCATGCCCACAGGGACCAGGAGCTGCTCCTTGGAATAGACGAATGCGTCGCGGGAGTAGTCGGAAAGCTCGAAGTTGTGTCCGAGGAAGATGGCGTCCTCGGGGCAAGCTTCCTCGCAGTAGCCGCAGAAGATGCAGCGGAGCATGTCGATCTCGTAGCGCCGCGCGTACCGCTCGCCCGCGGAGAAGCGCTGCGTGGGCGTGTTCTCGGCCGCCTCCATGTAGATCGCGTCGGCGGGGCAGACCGCGGCGCAGAGCCCGCAGCAGACGCACCGCTCCAGCCCGTTCGCGTAGCGGTGCAGCTCGTGGAGCCCCCGGAACCGCGGATACATCTTCATCTTCTGTTCCGGGTACTTGAGCGTGACCGGCTTCTTGAAGAAGTGCGACAACGTGATGGAGAGGCCCTTCATCAGTGGGGCGATCATGGCGCGCGATTATAGGGAGCTTGTGTCGGGGGGTCAAGGAGACCCCGTCAGGTCGGTCTGAATCGAGCTCGTCGAGCGCTGACCCATGAGTTCGTGCTTGTTCGTTTGGCTCCCAGGCACTTGGACGTCGCCCCCTATGGTAGAATTGTTGTCACTCTCCTGAGCCAAGACGCCGGACCCAGAATTCATGCGCCCCAACCGTTTTCTACCTGCGGCTCTGCTTGCCATCTCGGTCTCCGGATCAACCGGACAGGCTGGCGAGGCGCTCTTTGATTCCGCCTTCCTGACTTACGGCGTTCCGCAGAACCCCTCAGCGATTGCCTCGGGAGATTGGAACGAAGACGGGCTTCGCGACCTCGCAGTCCCGAACTATTCCTATAACGCTTACCCACCAGCGGGCTTCGTTTCGATCCTATGGGGCCGCGCAGGAGGAGGGTTCGAGGGCCGCTCCGATCTCCCGCTCGACGCCAGGCCGACGCTGTTCGCGTCCGGCGACATGGACGGAGACGCGAGCGAGGATTTCGTTATCGTCGACGAGTACGTGCCGCGCGCTC
This window harbors:
- a CDS encoding NADH-quinone oxidoreductase subunit B family protein gives rise to the protein MGLEELVPDGILTTTVEKMVNWARRSSIWPATFGLACCAIEMMATSASRYDLARFGAEVFRASPRQADLMIVAGRVSKKMAPVLKRIYDQMPEPKWVISMGACASCGGEFKDYAIVQGVDTVVPVDVYVPGCPPRPEALIYGIMKLQEKIDRDRLKRSDEPSAGVALAPAPPPIGAVKGS
- a CDS encoding ZIP family metal transporter yields the protein MEGGWALAITCGVIAGLANVLGGWLAVGHHGWDRVRQGYFMAAGAGFMLAAVFLRIVPESYRLSPRDEASTLTVGGLILAGYLVVHAAEHVLVGHFHFGEEIHHEHWVEPVVGTTALLGLGLHTLLDGVSIGSAFLVEPSLGVLVAVAIFLHKIPEGFTIGSIMVASGRTRRQAILAAVWLGVATVVGVLTMSFWSGLVRYALPLSAGAAVYVAASDLIPAVNEAKGVKVALGVFGGVLLFYLTETALHRLGF
- the nuoI gene encoding NADH-quinone oxidoreductase subunit NuoI; this translates as MIAPLMKGLSITLSHFFKKPVTLKYPEQKMKMYPRFRGLHELHRYANGLERCVCCGLCAAVCPADAIYMEAAENTPTQRFSAGERYARRYEIDMLRCIFCGYCEEACPEDAIFLGHNFELSDYSRDAFVYSKEQLLVPVGMTHTPGIVRGR